The Desulfarculaceae bacterium DNA window CCCCTGACCAGCGCCTTCATCTTGCTGGGGAAGGGGCCGATGAGCAGGCGGTGCCACTTGCCGCTGTTGGGCGAGCGCCAGGCCCAGACCCGGGCCGGGTGCCCCTTGGAGGCCCACTGGTCGCGGGCGGTGAGGGCCAGCTTGGCCTTGCGGTTGGAGGCGAGCTGCAAGTACCAGCCCCGGGGCGGGCGGCCCATGTCCGCGCCCGCTGGGACGGGCGGCGCGTCCGAGACCTTGGGGGCCGGGGTGGCCGCTGAGGCCTTGGCCGCCGGGGCGGCCGGGGGAGTGGCCGAAACCTTGGGCGCGGACTTTGCCTTGGGAGCCGGCTTCGGCTCGGGCTTGAGCTCGGGTTTGGGAGCAGGCGCGGCCTCGGCCTGAGCCATGGGGGCTGGTTTGGGCTCCGGTTGGGGCGTGGGCTCCATCTTGGGTTCGGGCTTGGGTTCCGGCTTTGCTTCCGGCTGAGGGGCCGGCGCGGGCTTCAGCTTGGGCGCTGGTGTGGGCACCGGTTTGGGTGCGGGCTTCGGCTCCGGCTTGGGGGCCGGTTGGGGCTTGGCCTTGGGCCGCGTCGGGGGCGCGGGCGGGGCCGGGGGCGCGGGGGCCGGAAACGCGCCGTTCTTGGCCAGGCGGTCCACCTGGCCGGATTTGAGGGCCAACAGGCTCACCAGCATCCGGTCCTTCACCGCCGAGGAGCCGGGGTCCAGACGGGCGGCGTGGTGGAAGCTCACCACCGCCGCGCTATGGTCGCCCCGCGCCTGCTGCACCTGGCCCAGGGTGTCCCACACCGCCGGGTTGTCGGGCGCGAGCCGGGCGGCCCGCTTGGCCAGGGCCAGGGCCTGGTCCAGGTCGCCCTTTTGGTGCACCAGGGCCCAGGCCAGGTTGTTCATGAACACCGGATCGTCGGGCGCGGCGGACAGGGCCCGGCGGTAGAGCACCACCGCCTGGTCGTTCTGGCCCATGGAAGCCAACAGGGTGGCCTTGTCATTGAGCACCGCCGGGTCGTCCGGGGTCCACTCCAGGGCGCGGTCATAGTCCTTCAGCGCCCCGGCCTTGTCGCCCAGGCCCAGGCGGCACAGGGCCATCAGGTGCCAGGAGGCCGAGGCCGCCGGGTGCAGCTCCAGGTCCAGCTTGAGCTGCTCGATGGCCTGTTTGTACTTGCCTTGCCCGTAGAGCTTCTTGGCCTGGCGGCGGAAAGCGTCGCTGGTCAGCATGGCCAGGGCGCTGCCCTTGTTCAGGGCAAAGGGGCGGCTGACCTGGCCCAAACGGAGGCCGCCCACCGCCGAGCTCATGGCCGGGGGAAGCTGGGCCCGGGGCAGGCAGTCGGCCTGGGTGGTGGCGTAGCCTTTGTTGTTGCGCACCATGTTCAGGGCCACGGTCTGGAAGGGCTGCCCCTGCTTGAGTAGCTCCCGGGCCTCTTTCATCAGGGTGTGGTTGTCGGTCCAGAACACCCACAGGCACACCCGCTCCGCCGGTCCCGGCGGGGTGGCGGGCAACAGGCCGGTGGCCGTGGCCTTGGGCGGCGGGGGGCTGTCCGCGGCCTTGTCGGCCGGGGCCGAGGCGCAGGCCGGGGCCAGGAACAGGGCCAGGGCCAAGGCCCAAGCGGCTATGCGGGTGAATGCGCGCATGAATCGGATTATAGGG harbors:
- a CDS encoding tetratricopeptide repeat protein, translating into MRAFTRIAAWALALALFLAPACASAPADKAADSPPPPKATATGLLPATPPGPAERVCLWVFWTDNHTLMKEARELLKQGQPFQTVALNMVRNNKGYATTQADCLPRAQLPPAMSSAVGGLRLGQVSRPFALNKGSALAMLTSDAFRRQAKKLYGQGKYKQAIEQLKLDLELHPAASASWHLMALCRLGLGDKAGALKDYDRALEWTPDDPAVLNDKATLLASMGQNDQAVVLYRRALSAAPDDPVFMNNLAWALVHQKGDLDQALALAKRAARLAPDNPAVWDTLGQVQQARGDHSAAVVSFHHAARLDPGSSAVKDRMLVSLLALKSGQVDRLAKNGAFPAPAPPAPPAPPTRPKAKPQPAPKPEPKPAPKPVPTPAPKLKPAPAPQPEAKPEPKPEPKMEPTPQPEPKPAPMAQAEAAPAPKPELKPEPKPAPKAKSAPKVSATPPAAPAAKASAATPAPKVSDAPPVPAGADMGRPPRGWYLQLASNRKAKLALTARDQWASKGHPARVWAWRSPNSGKWHRLLIGPFPSKMKALVRGDMLKQAGELKTYVLIRVP